Proteins encoded within one genomic window of Theobroma cacao cultivar B97-61/B2 chromosome 7, Criollo_cocoa_genome_V2, whole genome shotgun sequence:
- the LOC18593220 gene encoding uncharacterized protein At1g08160, with protein MLSLPPPPPPPPPPPPLPPGASPPPPPQKHTTPVSLDQIVISKPVINQQAPASKKPDPDSTENSRKPLLRQPHTRRTNPLIWCSAILCLIFCLILILFGVATLIIFLSIKPRIPAFDTPNASLNGIYFDSPEYFNGDFTFLANFSNPNRRIDVRFEYLVIELYFHDRLIGTQAVQPFSQRRGEARLESVHFISSLVYLPQNLGVELQKQVLSNRVNYNIRGTFKVRANLGLIHFSYWLHSRCELLMSSPPTGVLVSHRCKTKR; from the coding sequence ATGCTTTCCCTCCCACCTCCACCTCCACCTCCAcctccaccaccaccactACCGCCAGGAGCATCGCCTCCACCACCACCACAAAAACATACCACTCCAGTCTCTCTAGACCAAATTGTAATATCAAAGCCAGTTATAAACCAACAAGCTCCAGCTTCAAAAAAACCAGATCCTGACAGTACTGAGAACTCAAGGAAACCACTCCTACGACAGCCTCATACTCGACGGACCAATCCATTGATATGGTGTTCTGCAATCCTTTGTCTCATATTTTGCCTTATTCTCATCTTGTTCGGAGTAGCAACTTTAATCATCTTCCTCTCCATAAAACCAAGGATTCCTGCGTTTGACACTCCTAATGCAAGCCTCAACGGCATCTACTTCGATTCACCAGAATATTTCAATGGTGATTTCACCTTCCTGGCAAACTTTTCCAACCCCAATCGGAGAATTGATGTAAGATTCGAGTATCTGGTTATAGAGCTCTACTTCCATGACAGGCTCATTGGAACTCAGGCTGTTCAACCTTTCTCTCAGAGAAGAGGAGAAGCTAGACTAGAATCAGTTCATTTCATATCGAGCTTGGTCTATTTGCCACAGAATCTTGGGGTGGAGCTACAGAAGCAGGTTTTAAGCAACAGGGTTAACTACAACATAAGAGGAACTTTCAAAGTGAGAGCCAACCTGGGTTTGATCCATTTCTCTTATTGGTTGCATAGCAGATGTGAGTTGCTGATGTCAAGTCCCCCAACAGGTGTCTTAGTTTCACATCGTTGCAAAACAAAGAGATGA
- the LOC18593221 gene encoding fructose-bisphosphate aldolase, cytoplasmic isozyme 1 codes for MSAFVGKYAEELIKNAKYIATPGKGILAADESTGTIGKRLAGINVENIESNRQALRELLFTSPNALSFLSGVILFEETLYQKTSDGKPFVEVLQENNVIPGIKVDKGTVEIAGTNGETTTQGFDSLGARCQQYYKAGARFAKWRAVLKIGPNEPSELSIQQNAEGLARYSIICQENGLVPIVEPEVLTDGPHDIKKCAAVTETVLAAVYKALNDHHVLLEGTLLKPNMVTPGSDSPKVSPQVIAEYTVAALRRTVPPAVPGIVFLSGGQSEEEATLNLNAMNKLDVLKPWTLSFSFGRALQQSTLKTWGGKKENVGKGQQAFLLRCKANSDATLGKYTGGSAGGLASESLFVKGYKY; via the exons ATGTCAGCTTTTGTTGGAAAGTATGCAG AGGAGCTGATCAAGAACGCCAAGTACATTGCCACACCAGGCAAAGGTATTCTGGCAGCAGACGAGAGTACAGGCACCATCGGGAAGCGTCTAGCTGGCATTAACGTAGAGAACATTGAGTCCAACCGCCAAGCCCTCCGTGAGCTCCTTTTCACCTCTCCGAATGCACTGTCCTTTCTCTCTGGTGTCATCCTTTTCGAGGAAACACTTTATCAGAAAACGTCTGATGGAAAACCCTTTGTCGAAGTGCTTCAAGAAAACAATGTAATTCCGGGTATCAAGGTGGATAAGGGTACTGTTGAGATAGCCGGAACCAACGGTGAGACCACGACTCAAGGGTTCGACTCCCTGGGGGCACGATGCCAGCAGTACTACAAAGCTGGTGCACGTTTCGCCAAGTGGCGTGCCGTGCTCAAGATTGGTCCCAATGAACCATCTGAATTGTCAATCCAGCAGAATGCAGAGGGCTTGGCTCGTTATTCAATCATTTGTCAGGAAAATGGGCTCGTTCCCATTGTTGAACCTGAGGTGCTAACCGATGGGCCTCATGATATTAAAAAATGTGCTGCTGTCACTGAAACTGTGCTTGCAGCCGTTTACAAGGCGCTGAATGATCACCATGTTTTGCTTGAGGGCACCCTTTTGAAGCCTAACATGGTCACTCCAGGTTCTGACAGCCCCAAG GTTTCACCCCAGGTTATTGCAGAATATACAGTTGCTGCACTTCGTCGAACTGTTCCCCCAGCAGTGCCAGGGATTGTGTTCTTGTCAGGTGGTCAAAGTGAGGAAGAGGCAACGCTGAATCTTAATGCCATGAACAAGCTAGATGTTTTGAAGCCATGGACACTGTCCTTCTCATTCGGGCGAGCTCTGCAACAAAGCACACTCAAGACATGGGGAGGGAAGAAGGAGAACGTTGGCAAGGGACAACAGGCATTTTTGTTGAGATGCAAAGCTAATTCTGACGCCACACTTGGGAAGTACACTGGAGGAAGTGCTGGCGGATTGGCTTCTGAGAGTTTATTCGTTAAGGGTTACAAGTACTGA
- the LOC18593222 gene encoding uridine kinase-like protein 3, protein MGSKSVEDMIEASTGVHFSGFHMDGLESRNIEKPTTSPATENLHKQPFVIGVAGGAASGKTTVCDMIIQQLHDQRVVLVNQDSFYHNLTEEELARVHEYNFDHPDAFNTEKLLDSMENLRHGQAVDIPNYDFKSYKNNVFPARRVNPSDVIILEGILIFHDPRVRELMNMKIFVDTDADVRLARRIRRDTVEKHRDIGAVLDQYSKFVKPAFDDFILPTKKYADIIIPRGGDNHVAIDLIVQHIRTKLGQHDLCKIYPNLYVIQSTFQIRGMHTLIRDSQTTKHDFVFYADRLIRLVVEHGLGHLPFTEKQVITPTGSVYTGVDFCKRLCGVSVIRSGESMENALRACCKGIKIGKILIHREGDNGQQLIYEKLPQDISERHVLLLDPILGTGNSAVQAISLLIKKGVPESNIIFLNLISAPQGVHVVCKSFPRLKIVTSEIDIGLNEDFRVVPGMGEFGDRYFGTDDDDQQVVAPKQ, encoded by the exons ATGGGTTCTAAATCAGTTGAGGATATGATAGAGGCCTCAACAGGGGTCCATTTTTCTGGGTTCCATATGGATGGTTTGGAGTCAAGAAATATTGAGAAGCCTACAACCTCACCGGCTACTGAAAACTTGCATAAACAACCTTTTGTTATCG GAGTTGCTGGGGGAGCAGCATCTGGTAAGACTACTGTCTGTGATATGATTATTCAGCAACTTCATGATCAGCGTGTAGTATTAGTTAATCAG GATTCCTTTTATCACAATCTCACTGAAGAGGAACTTGCAAGAGTTCATGAATACAACTTTGACCATCCTG ATGCATTCAACACAGAGAAATTATTAGATTCTATGGAGAACTTGAGGCATGGCCAAGCCGTAGATATTCCAAACTATGATTTCAAGagttataaaaataatgtttttccAGCAAGAAGG GTTAATCCTTCAGATGTTATAATTTTGGAAGGAatacttatttttcatgatccTCGTGTCCGAGAGTTGATGaacatgaaaatatttgttgatacag ATGCTGATGTACGACTGGCAAGGAGAATAAGGCGTGATACAGTTGAGAAGCACCGAGATATTGGTGCTGTTCTTGATCAG TATTCAAAATTTGTGAAGCCTGCTTTTGATGACTTTATACTTCCAACAAAGAAGTATGCAGACATTATCATTCCCCGTGGGGGAGATAACCATGTAGCAATTGATTTGATCGTGCAGCATATTAGGACAAAGCTTGGCCAGCATGATCTCTGTAAAATCTACCCAAACCTTTATGTCATTCAATCAACTTTTCAG ATACGAGGCATGCATACCCTCATTCGTGACTCTCAAACAACGAAACATGACTTTGTTTTTTATGCTGATCGGTTGATTCGCTTG GTTGTTGAACATGGGCTGGGACATCTGCCATTTACAGAAAAGCAGGTGATCACTCCAACTG GGTCTGTATATACAGGTGTGGATTTCTGTAAGAGGTTATGTGGTGTCTCTGTTATTAGGAG TGGTGAGAGTATGGAGAATGCTTTGCGAGCATGTTGCAAAGGTATCAAGATTGGCAAGATTCTTATTCATAGGGAAGGCGACAACGGTCAGCAG cttatttatgaaaaattaccACAAGACATCTCAGAAAGGCATGTGCTGCTACTGGATCCGATTCTAGGCACag GCAATTCAGCTGTTCAAGCTATTTCCTTACTTATTAAAAAGGGTGTACCCGAGTCCAACATCATATTTCTCAATCTCATATCC GCACCTCAAGGCGTACATGTGGTGTGCAAAAGCTTCCCAAGATTAAAGATTGTGACATCTGAGATTGATATTggtttaaatgaagatttccGCGTTGTCCCTGGTATGGGTGAGTTTGGAGATCGATATTTTGGAACAGATGATGATGACCAGCAAGTGGTGGCCCCTAAGCAATAG
- the LOC18593223 gene encoding kinesin KP1 isoform X1, producing the protein MPQETKSNPIFTSPSKNLRGLKALVSNSVEASHTEDIFNDNELAQRKAEEAASRRYQAAEWLRQMDQGASESLPREPSEEEFCLALRNGLILCNVLNKVNPGAVLKVVENPIIPVQSTEGAAQSAIQYFENMRNFLVAVKDMQLLTFEASDVEKGGSMNKVVDCILCLKGYYEWKQSGGIGVWRYGGTVKITAFPKGSPPSLVGSESADDSLDGSESSQYEQLLEFLHLSNEVAIEESKTANALAFLFDRFGLWLLQAYLRESNGIEELPLNAMVIDTLISKIVKDFSALLVSQGTQLGLFLKKILKADINSLSKSDFIEAISLYLGQRTSLASNDFSKFCICGGKREVIRHNVSHSAAHAELIDLQQRELEDFKLDFQETRLQVRQIHSSWEEELKRLEHHIKGLEVASSSYHKVLEENRMLYNQVQDLKGTIRVYCRVRPFLQGQTNGQSSVDYIGENGNIMIVNPLKQGKDARKVFSFNKVFGPNVSQEQIYVDTQPLIRSVLDGFNVCIFAYGQTGSGKTYTMSGPDLTNEQTWGVNYRALCDLFQISKERADVVKYEVGVQMIEIYNEQVRDLLVMDGSNRRLDIRNNSQLNGLNVPDASWVPVSSTQDVLDWMRIGHKNRAVGATALNERSSRSHSVLTIHVYGKELVSGSILKGCLHLVDLAGSERVDKSEAVGDRLKEAQHINRSLSALGDVISALAQKSAHIPYRNSKLTQVLQDSLGGQAKTLMFVHISPEVNAIGETVSTLKFAERVASIELGAARSNKETGEIRELKEEISNLKLALEKKEAEVDQLKGGHVRSMAESQRGRAVSPFHIPRYGMSTSIKPETSQRPGDDSRISEARSSSSGKQRRSRFPSALTDKEVLPKMPILAEERLASAVKARSPSPPVRRSLSTDRGALIRSRIKADTVDNQPVSRVPFPARVPVNKSFATTTVIPSTENNNSRVHMSSQEPAKQDNTSDAFYNQLQKLSIKKVHSEHEDEQFRQALNIRQGGIRKSKAESKARIKHQLPARLQKTDVAMTLLSDMDAAGEKMEEPRKSDFSEPENEHSLVGSPVHSALKMKKVRQNFSRNSQNLEPRGLVQAVEPLLGGKIDRIPNGVIRQAKEGGNTLMPEFRRSRSSPRGKFLVLP; encoded by the exons ATGCCACAGGAAACCAAGTCTAATCCAATTTTCACTTCTCCTTCCAAGAATCTGAGAGGGTTAAAGGCTTTAGTGTCCAACAGTGTTGAGGCCTCACACACTGAAGATATCTTCAATGACAATGAATTAGCTCAAAGAAAAGCTGAAGAAGCAG CTTCAAGGAGGTACCAAGCAGCAGAATGGCTAAGGCAGATGGACCAAGGTGCATCAGAATCCCTCCCCAGAGAACCCTCTGAAGAAGAGTTTTGCCTTGCACTTCGCAACGGGCTCATTCTTTGCAATGTCCTCAACAAAGTTAATCCTGGAGCTGTTCTTAAG GTGGTGGAAAATCCAATAATCCCAGTCCAGTCAACAGAAGGGGCAGCACAGTCTGCAATCCagtattttgaaaacatgaggAATTTCCTGGTAGCTGTAAAAGACATGCAGCTCCTGACCTTTGAAGCTTCTGATGTTGAAAAG GGCGGCTCAATGAATAAAGTTGTGGACTGCATTCTCTGTCTGAAAGGATACTATGAGTGGAAGCAATCAGGAGGAATTGGAGTTTGGAGGTATGGAGGAACTGTGAAGATTACAGCCTTCCCAAAAGGGTCACCGCCCTCCTTGGTTGGAAGTGAAAGTGCTGATGATTCACTGGATGGATCAGAATCATCACAGTATGAACAATTATTGGAGTTTCTCCATCTCTCTAATGAAGTAGCAATTGAAGAGTCCAAAACTGCCAATGCCCTGGCTTTCCTTTTTGATCGCTTTGGGCTTTGGCTTCTACAAGCTTACCTTAGAGAGAGCAATGGGATTGAAGAATTGCCCTTGAATGCAATG GTAATCGATACCTTGATCAGTAAGATAGTTAAGGACTTCTCTGCATTGCTTGTTTCTCAGGGAACTCAG CTTGGACTGTTTCTGAAGAAAATCTTGAAAGCTGACATTAATTCTCTATCAAAATCTGATTTTATAGAAGCCATCTCACTGTATCTTGGTCAAAGGACTAGCCTGGCATCAAATGATTTCTCCAAGTTTTGCATCTGCGGTGGGAAACGTGAGGTTATTCGCCATAATGTTAGTCACTCAGCTGCTCATGCAGAACTTATTGATCTTCAGCAGAGAGAGCTCGAG GACTTTAAATTAGATTTTCAAGAAACAAGACTTCAAGTCAGACAAATTCACTCAAGTTGGGAGGAAGAACTTAAGAGGCTAG AGCATCATATCAAGGGTCTTGAAGTGGCATCCTCTTCTTACCACAAGGTATTAGAAGAAAACCGTATGCTTTACAATCAAGTCCAAGACCTCAAAG GAACTATAAGAGTCTACTGCAGAGTGAGGCCCTTTCTGCAAGGCCAAACAAATGGACAATCATCCGTAGATTATATAGGAGAAAACGGAAATATCATGATTGTCAATCCTTTAAAGCAGGGCAAGGACGCAAGAAAAGTGTTCTCGTTTAACAAAGTGTTTGGACCAAATGTCTCACAAG AGCAAATATATGTTGACACTCAACCACTGATCAGATCTGTCCTAGATGGCTTCAATGTTTGCATCTTTGCATATGGACAAACTGGCTCAGGAAAGACATACACAATG agtggCCCTGATTTGACTAACGAGCAAACATGGGGTGTGAATTATCGTGCTCTATGTGACCTGTTTCAAATATCCAAGGAGAGAGCAGATGTTGTTAAATATGAAGTTGGGGTGCAGATGATTGAAATATACAATGAACAAGTGAGAGATTTACTTGTCATGGATGGCTCTAATAGAAG ATTGGATATTCGTAACAATTCTCAGTTGAATGGCCTAAATGTGCCTGACGCAAGTTGGGTTCCAGTTTCGAGTACTCAGGATGTTCTTGACTGGATGAGGATCGGTCATAAGAATCGAGCTGTAGGTGCTACTGCTTTAAATGAGAGAAGTAGCCGGTCTCACAG TGTTTTGACTATTCATGTGTATGGAAAAGAGTTGGTTTCTGGATCTATCCTCAAAGGTTGCCTGCATTTGGTGGATTTGGCTGGGAGTGAGAGAGTGGATAAATCAGAGGCGGTAGGTGACCGATTGAAGGAAGCTCAACACATCAATAGATCACTGTCTGCACTAGGAGATGTCATCTCTGCACTTGCACAGAAGAGTGCACATATTCCTTACAGAAACAGCAAGCTTACTCAAGTATTACAGGATTCTTTAG GAGGGCAAGCTAAAACATTAATGTTTGTACATATAAGCCCTGAAGTCAATGCCATTGGAGAGACAGTGAGCACACTAAAGTTTGCTGAAAGGGTTGCTTCCATTGAACTTGGGGCAGCTCGATCTAACAAGGAAACTGGTGAAATCCGAGAACTTAAAGAAGAG ATATCAAATCTTAAACTTGCCTTGGAAAAGAAGGAAGCAGAAGTAGACCAACTGAAAGGAGGACATGTTCGAAGTATGGCTGAATCACAAAGAGGAAGAGCGGTTTCACCTTTCCATATTCCAAGATATGGAATGTCTACCAGCATTAAGCCTGAAACATCTCAGAGGCCTGGTGATGATAGTAGAATCTCTGAG GCCAGAAGCTCTTCTTCAGGTAAGCAGAGGAGGTCAAGATTTCCATCTGCACTCACAGACAAGGAAGTGTTGCCGAAGATGCCTATTTTAGCTGAAGAGAGATTGGCAAGTGCGGTAAAGGCAAGGTCACCATCTCCTCCTGTGAGGAGATCATTATCTACTGATAGAGGAGCCTTAATTAGAAGCAGGATCAAGGCTGACACAGTTGACAACCAACCAGTCTCAAGAGTACCATTTCCGGCTAGAGTTCCCGTTAATAAATCCTTCGCTACAACAACTGTGATCCCATCGACAGAAAATAACAACTCCAGAGTCCATATGAGTTCTCAAGAGCCAGCCAAACAAGATAATACCTCAGATGCATTCTACAACCAGCTCCAAAAACTTAGCATTAAGAAAGTTCACTCAGAACATGAAGATGAGCAGTTTAGGCAAGCCCTTAATATTAGACAAGGTGGCATTAGGAAAAGCAAGGCTGAGAGTAAGGCTAGAATAAAGCACCAACTGCCAGCCAGACTTCAGAAAACTGATGTTGCAATGACATTGCTTTCTGATATGGATGCTGCTGGTGAGAAAATGGAGGAGCCTCGAAAAAGTGACTTCTCTGAGCCAGAAAATGAGCATTCACTTGTTGGGTCTCCTGTGCATAGTgccttgaaaatgaagaaggtTCGACAGAACTTCTCTAGGAATTCACAGAATCTTGAACCAAG AGGATTAGTTCAAGCAGTAGAACCCTTGTTGGGTGGGAAAATTGACAGGATTCCAAATGGCGTAATTCGCCAAGCAAAGGAAGGAGGTAACACTTTGATGCCTGAATTTAGAAGGAGCAGATCTTCACCTCGAGGGAAATTTTTGGTTTTGCCTTGA
- the LOC18593223 gene encoding kinesin KP1 isoform X2 encodes MNKVVDCILCLKGYYEWKQSGGIGVWRYGGTVKITAFPKGSPPSLVGSESADDSLDGSESSQYEQLLEFLHLSNEVAIEESKTANALAFLFDRFGLWLLQAYLRESNGIEELPLNAMVIDTLISKIVKDFSALLVSQGTQLGLFLKKILKADINSLSKSDFIEAISLYLGQRTSLASNDFSKFCICGGKREVIRHNVSHSAAHAELIDLQQRELEDFKLDFQETRLQVRQIHSSWEEELKRLEHHIKGLEVASSSYHKVLEENRMLYNQVQDLKGTIRVYCRVRPFLQGQTNGQSSVDYIGENGNIMIVNPLKQGKDARKVFSFNKVFGPNVSQEQIYVDTQPLIRSVLDGFNVCIFAYGQTGSGKTYTMSGPDLTNEQTWGVNYRALCDLFQISKERADVVKYEVGVQMIEIYNEQVRDLLVMDGSNRRLDIRNNSQLNGLNVPDASWVPVSSTQDVLDWMRIGHKNRAVGATALNERSSRSHSVLTIHVYGKELVSGSILKGCLHLVDLAGSERVDKSEAVGDRLKEAQHINRSLSALGDVISALAQKSAHIPYRNSKLTQVLQDSLGGQAKTLMFVHISPEVNAIGETVSTLKFAERVASIELGAARSNKETGEIRELKEEISNLKLALEKKEAEVDQLKGGHVRSMAESQRGRAVSPFHIPRYGMSTSIKPETSQRPGDDSRISEARSSSSGKQRRSRFPSALTDKEVLPKMPILAEERLASAVKARSPSPPVRRSLSTDRGALIRSRIKADTVDNQPVSRVPFPARVPVNKSFATTTVIPSTENNNSRVHMSSQEPAKQDNTSDAFYNQLQKLSIKKVHSEHEDEQFRQALNIRQGGIRKSKAESKARIKHQLPARLQKTDVAMTLLSDMDAAGEKMEEPRKSDFSEPENEHSLVGSPVHSALKMKKVRQNFSRNSQNLEPRGLVQAVEPLLGGKIDRIPNGVIRQAKEGGNTLMPEFRRSRSSPRGKFLVLP; translated from the exons ATGAATAAAGTTGTGGACTGCATTCTCTGTCTGAAAGGATACTATGAGTGGAAGCAATCAGGAGGAATTGGAGTTTGGAGGTATGGAGGAACTGTGAAGATTACAGCCTTCCCAAAAGGGTCACCGCCCTCCTTGGTTGGAAGTGAAAGTGCTGATGATTCACTGGATGGATCAGAATCATCACAGTATGAACAATTATTGGAGTTTCTCCATCTCTCTAATGAAGTAGCAATTGAAGAGTCCAAAACTGCCAATGCCCTGGCTTTCCTTTTTGATCGCTTTGGGCTTTGGCTTCTACAAGCTTACCTTAGAGAGAGCAATGGGATTGAAGAATTGCCCTTGAATGCAATG GTAATCGATACCTTGATCAGTAAGATAGTTAAGGACTTCTCTGCATTGCTTGTTTCTCAGGGAACTCAG CTTGGACTGTTTCTGAAGAAAATCTTGAAAGCTGACATTAATTCTCTATCAAAATCTGATTTTATAGAAGCCATCTCACTGTATCTTGGTCAAAGGACTAGCCTGGCATCAAATGATTTCTCCAAGTTTTGCATCTGCGGTGGGAAACGTGAGGTTATTCGCCATAATGTTAGTCACTCAGCTGCTCATGCAGAACTTATTGATCTTCAGCAGAGAGAGCTCGAG GACTTTAAATTAGATTTTCAAGAAACAAGACTTCAAGTCAGACAAATTCACTCAAGTTGGGAGGAAGAACTTAAGAGGCTAG AGCATCATATCAAGGGTCTTGAAGTGGCATCCTCTTCTTACCACAAGGTATTAGAAGAAAACCGTATGCTTTACAATCAAGTCCAAGACCTCAAAG GAACTATAAGAGTCTACTGCAGAGTGAGGCCCTTTCTGCAAGGCCAAACAAATGGACAATCATCCGTAGATTATATAGGAGAAAACGGAAATATCATGATTGTCAATCCTTTAAAGCAGGGCAAGGACGCAAGAAAAGTGTTCTCGTTTAACAAAGTGTTTGGACCAAATGTCTCACAAG AGCAAATATATGTTGACACTCAACCACTGATCAGATCTGTCCTAGATGGCTTCAATGTTTGCATCTTTGCATATGGACAAACTGGCTCAGGAAAGACATACACAATG agtggCCCTGATTTGACTAACGAGCAAACATGGGGTGTGAATTATCGTGCTCTATGTGACCTGTTTCAAATATCCAAGGAGAGAGCAGATGTTGTTAAATATGAAGTTGGGGTGCAGATGATTGAAATATACAATGAACAAGTGAGAGATTTACTTGTCATGGATGGCTCTAATAGAAG ATTGGATATTCGTAACAATTCTCAGTTGAATGGCCTAAATGTGCCTGACGCAAGTTGGGTTCCAGTTTCGAGTACTCAGGATGTTCTTGACTGGATGAGGATCGGTCATAAGAATCGAGCTGTAGGTGCTACTGCTTTAAATGAGAGAAGTAGCCGGTCTCACAG TGTTTTGACTATTCATGTGTATGGAAAAGAGTTGGTTTCTGGATCTATCCTCAAAGGTTGCCTGCATTTGGTGGATTTGGCTGGGAGTGAGAGAGTGGATAAATCAGAGGCGGTAGGTGACCGATTGAAGGAAGCTCAACACATCAATAGATCACTGTCTGCACTAGGAGATGTCATCTCTGCACTTGCACAGAAGAGTGCACATATTCCTTACAGAAACAGCAAGCTTACTCAAGTATTACAGGATTCTTTAG GAGGGCAAGCTAAAACATTAATGTTTGTACATATAAGCCCTGAAGTCAATGCCATTGGAGAGACAGTGAGCACACTAAAGTTTGCTGAAAGGGTTGCTTCCATTGAACTTGGGGCAGCTCGATCTAACAAGGAAACTGGTGAAATCCGAGAACTTAAAGAAGAG ATATCAAATCTTAAACTTGCCTTGGAAAAGAAGGAAGCAGAAGTAGACCAACTGAAAGGAGGACATGTTCGAAGTATGGCTGAATCACAAAGAGGAAGAGCGGTTTCACCTTTCCATATTCCAAGATATGGAATGTCTACCAGCATTAAGCCTGAAACATCTCAGAGGCCTGGTGATGATAGTAGAATCTCTGAG GCCAGAAGCTCTTCTTCAGGTAAGCAGAGGAGGTCAAGATTTCCATCTGCACTCACAGACAAGGAAGTGTTGCCGAAGATGCCTATTTTAGCTGAAGAGAGATTGGCAAGTGCGGTAAAGGCAAGGTCACCATCTCCTCCTGTGAGGAGATCATTATCTACTGATAGAGGAGCCTTAATTAGAAGCAGGATCAAGGCTGACACAGTTGACAACCAACCAGTCTCAAGAGTACCATTTCCGGCTAGAGTTCCCGTTAATAAATCCTTCGCTACAACAACTGTGATCCCATCGACAGAAAATAACAACTCCAGAGTCCATATGAGTTCTCAAGAGCCAGCCAAACAAGATAATACCTCAGATGCATTCTACAACCAGCTCCAAAAACTTAGCATTAAGAAAGTTCACTCAGAACATGAAGATGAGCAGTTTAGGCAAGCCCTTAATATTAGACAAGGTGGCATTAGGAAAAGCAAGGCTGAGAGTAAGGCTAGAATAAAGCACCAACTGCCAGCCAGACTTCAGAAAACTGATGTTGCAATGACATTGCTTTCTGATATGGATGCTGCTGGTGAGAAAATGGAGGAGCCTCGAAAAAGTGACTTCTCTGAGCCAGAAAATGAGCATTCACTTGTTGGGTCTCCTGTGCATAGTgccttgaaaatgaagaaggtTCGACAGAACTTCTCTAGGAATTCACAGAATCTTGAACCAAG AGGATTAGTTCAAGCAGTAGAACCCTTGTTGGGTGGGAAAATTGACAGGATTCCAAATGGCGTAATTCGCCAAGCAAAGGAAGGAGGTAACACTTTGATGCCTGAATTTAGAAGGAGCAGATCTTCACCTCGAGGGAAATTTTTGGTTTTGCCTTGA